In Scatophagus argus isolate fScaArg1 chromosome 7, fScaArg1.pri, whole genome shotgun sequence, a genomic segment contains:
- the eea1 gene encoding early endosome antigen 1 isoform X1: protein MLRRILQMTPGKGGSQNTEPEQPSTDLNHDQTSEGFICPQCMKSHNSAEELFKHYELFHDTGDLPAHVAPTREDLSMLRQEVQDLHASLKEERWFSGELKKELDKVQGQLKQSDGQMDSEDSVLERKLNEAETEKFNIKQMKDLFEQKAAQLATEIVDLKSRYDEEKSLKEAADQRLAKLNEQLQKEKQENERLQTELLQRPGVEDVEVLQKELVQVQTLMDSMTREREEESERLKNHYEQLQANYTTSEIRNLEMTVSQLKAELEKGPQEAAVYTQQIHQLKSNLNNLQQQSQSLSEKLARKEKQYQELEERLGAEEAAKKGLQSNLKERELEVQELQARATGAEASLHKAQTELRESAEEVAKLKNEIVELEVKHAELKVERKQLEQQREEKESHGAQQQTEISQLHAKLLEAERQLGEVQGRLKEQRQLSGEKLKDREQQAADLQLKLSRAEEQLKESASKNTDLQHQLEKAKQQHQELQALQQNTNGKLREAQNDLEQVLRQIGDKDQKIQNLEALLQKSKDIVSQLEAEREDLCAKIQAGEGETALLNQLKEKNHGLQEQVTQLTDKLKNQSESNKQAQDNLHEQVQEQKTLLRSAQDRAHTLETSVTELTAQLADSKEKIAQLDAQLKAKTEMLLSAEAAKAAQKANLENNLETAQHALQDKQQELNKVQKKVEEQTQRLKERQEQCTQLETSLKECKDKLMSSEQRIEQLEGLSKKLESQVGELQATRDQAQQEIQKLQKEGSEVKRKAKELQHSLETEKAGATTLQEDLKKKAAALSDVKQQLERSEQDRAALKVNLDKVTQEGKTRHADLDRKAQSLAVDLQKAQQEKEVQKKELASVQESLGNANKALKESQSLLDAERKTHKSAMEEKKKSSEKARQELLKNNEAITKAMNESKEQLEQMKEAEKKLKVQLTTVEQQHSKSQEALKEKENQMEKLRVELKTVQGSFEEEMKKLKGRVTELQEVNSKKAEEETKLRAQLSGLSQELASEKSRTTELHEALEQSQGSLSKLQSDFYGKESEVSALHQDLKASEEKLNLAQEELAANRTHQAGLEAQIQELESGRSSLEQELAKQNQKLQQQEQTLRQLQKQQGQVKEELEQERSKVEKLNKAKSVLENSNTKLTSELKALIERSEKELGELQEAKQLLIQQKLELQGQVDAAQGALEQEQKEHQATRDSRHQREEQLLAQTRDVQDKLVAEKRAREEQVKRGEEAEAKMAVQVTALNENVATLKREWQGSQRRVGELEKQTDELRGEIAVLEATVQNNQDERRALLERCVKGEGEIEKLQGKVVELRRKLDDTTAAMQELGRENQSLQIKQSQSLTRKWAEDHEVQNCMACGKGFSVTVRKHHCRHCGNIFCAECSSRNALTPSSKKPVRVCETCFEELQG from the exons ATGCTCAGACGGATACTTCAGATG ACCCCTGGGAAGGGAGGCTCCCAGAATACAGAGCCAGAGCAGCCCAGCACAGACCTTAACCATGATCAGACATCTGAG GGCTTCATCTGTCCTCAGTGCATGAAGTCTCACAACTCTGCAGAGGAGCTGTTCAAACACTATGAGTTGTTCCATGACACTGGAGACCTTCCCGCTCATGTGGCCCCCACTCG GGAAGACCTTTCAATGCTGCGGCAAGAGGTTCAGGACCTGCATGCTTCTCTCAAG GAGGAACGATGGTTCTCTGGAGAGCTCAAGAAGGAGTTGGACAAAGTCCAGGGACAACTGAAGCAA agtgatggacagatggactCGGAGGATTCAG tcctTGAAAGGAAGTTGAATGAGGCCGAGACAGAAAAGTTCAACATCAAGCAGATGAAAGACTTGTTTGAGCAGAAGGCTGCCCAGCTGGCCACAGAGATAGTAG ACTTAAAATCTCGCTATGATGAGGAGAAGAGCCTAAAGGAGGCTGCCGACCAGAGGCTGGCCAAATTGAACGAGCAGctacagaaagagaagcaggagaaTGAGAGACTCCAAACAGAACTG CTGCAGCGACCGGGAGTGGAGGATGTGGAAGTGTTGCAGAAGGAGCTGGTGCAGGTCCAGACACTGATGGACAGTATGACTCGTGAGCGGGAGGAGGAGTCTGAACGCCTCAAAAACCACTATGAACAGCTGCAGGCGAATTACACTACCTCAGAG ATTCGTAATCTGGAG ATGACCGTGTCCCAACTAAAAGCAGAGCTGGAAAAAGGTCCGCAGGAAGCAGCCGTCTACACACAACAGATCCACCAGCTGAAGAGCAACCTGAATAATTTGCAGCAGCAAAGCCag aGCCTGTCTGAAAAGCTTGCACGCAAGGAAAAACAGTATCAGGAACTAGAAGAGCGTCTAGGGGCTGAGGAGGCCGCCAAGAAGGGACTTCAAAGCAACCTGAAGGAGAGGGAGCTGGAGGTTCAAGAGCTGCAAGCTCGGGCCACAGGAGCTGAGGCCTCCCTGCACAAGGCCCAGACGGAGCTCCGAGAGAGTGCTGAGGAAGTGGCAAAGTTGAAGAATGAGATTGTGGAGTTGGAGGTGAAGCACGCGGAGCTGAAGGTTGAGAGGAAACAGCTGGAGCAgcaaagggaagaaaaagagagccaTGGTgctcagcagcagactgagatcAGTCAG CTACACGCCAAACTGCTGGAGGCGGAGAGGCAGCTTGGCGAGGTGCAAGGCCGTCTTAAAGAGCAGAGGCAGCTGTCTGGGGAGAAACTTAAAGACCGCGAGCAGCAAGCAGCCGATCTGCAGCTTAAACTGTCCCGGGCGGAAGAACAG tTGAAGGAGAGTGCCAGTAAGAATACAGACCTGCAGCACCAGCTGGAGAAAgccaagcagcagcaccaggAGCTGCAGGCACTGCAGCAAAACACTAATGGCAAACTCCGCGAGGCACAG AATGACCTGGAGCAGGTGTTGCGTCAGATCGGAGATAAGGACCAGAAGATCCAGAATCTGGAGGCTCTGCTGCAGAAGAGTAAGGACATTGTGAGCCAATTGGAAGCCGAGAGAGAAGACCTATGTGCCAAGATTCAGGCTGGGGAGGGAGAGACGGCTTTGCTCAACCAgctaaaagagaaaaaccaTGGACTACAAGAACAG GTCACCCAGTTGACAGACAAGCTGAAGAACCAATCAGAGAGCAACAAGCAAGCCCAGGATAACCTCCACGAGCAGGTCCAGGAGCAGAAGACCCTGCTGCGTTCAGCCCAGGACCGAGCCCACACACTGGAGACCTCAGTCACTGAACTCACTGCCCAGCTCGCAGACAGCAAGGAGAAGATAGCTCAGCTGGATGCTCAG ctgaAGGCAAAGACGGAGATGTTGCTGTCTGCAGAGGCTGCCAAGGCTGCACAGAAGGCTAATCTGGAGAACAACCTGGAGACTGCTCAGCATGCACTGCAGGACAAGCAGCAG GAGCTTAATAAAGTTCAGAAGAAGGTGGAGGAACAGACCCAAAGACTCAAGGAGAGACAGGAGCAGTGCACACAACTGGAAACCAGTCTGAAAGAATGTAAAGACAAACTAATGTCCTCAGAACAGCGTATAGAGCAGCTGGAGGGGCTCAGTAAG AAATTGGAGTCGCAGGTTGGCGAGTTGCAGGCCACACGTGACCAGGCGCAGCAAGAAATACAGAAGCTGCAGAAGGAGGGGTCAGAGGTTAAACGGAAAGCTAAGGAGCTGCAGCACTCGCTGGAGACGGAGAAGGCGGG GGCTACAACACTACAAGAGGacttaaagaaaaaagcagCTGCTTTGAGTGACGTTAAGCAGCAGCTGGAGCGCAGTGAGCAGGACAGAGCTGCTCTGAAGGTGAACCTAGACAAGGTGACCCAGGAGGGAAAGACTAGGCATGCAGACCTGGACAGAAAAGCTCAAAGCCTGGCGGTAGACTTACAGAAGGCCCAACAGGAAAAAGAGGTTCAAAAGAAGGAGCTTGCCTCTGTGCAGGAGAGCCTTGGAAATGCTAATAAGGCCCTGAAAGAGAGTCAGAGTCTACTGGATGCAGAGAGGAAGACCCATAAGTCAGCCATGGAGGAGAAG AAAAAGTCCAGTGAAAAGGCCAGACAAGAACTTCTTAAGAATAACGAGGCCATCACCAAGGCAATGAACGAATCTAAAGAGCAACTTGAGCAGATGAAAGAG GCAGAGAAAAAGCTGAAGGTGCAGCTGACCACAGTGGAACAGCAGCACTCAAAGTCTCAGGAGgcactgaaggaaaaagagaatcaGATGGAGAAGCTGAGGGTGGAACTTAAGACGGTCCAGGGCTCATttgaggaggagatgaagaaactGAAGGGCCGAGTGACCGAGTTACAGGAAGTTAATTCCAAGAAG GCAGAAGAGGAGACTAAGCTGAGGGCGCAGCTGTCAGGGCTCAGCCAGGAGCTGGCCTCAGAGAAGAGTCGCACGACAGAGCTGCACGAGGCCTTGGAGCAAAGCCAGGGAAGCCTCTCTAAGCTTCAGTCTGACTTCTACGGCAAGGAGTCCGAAGTCTCTGCCCTGCATCAAGACCTGAAG GCGTCAGAGGAGAAGCTGAACCTGGCTCAGGAGGAGCTGGCTGCTAACCGAACGCATCAGGCAGGTTTAGAGGCTCAGATCCAGGAACTGGAGAGTGGTCGGAGTTCATTGGAGCAGGAGCTGGCAAAGCAAAACCAGAAGCTCCAACAGCAAGAGCAAACCCTGAGACAACTACAGAAACAGCAG GGCCAAGTAAAGGAGGAactggagcaggagaggagtAAAGTGGAGAAGCTGAATAAAGCCAAGAGTGTCTTGGAGAACAGTAACACCAAACTGACTTCTGAATTAAAAGCATTAATAGAGAGGAGCGAGAAG GAACTGGGTGAGTTGCAGGAAGCCAAACAGCTGTTGATTCAGCAGAAACTGGAACTGCAGGGTCAGGTGGACGCAGCACAGGGTGCCCTCGAGCAGGAGCAGAAAGAGCACCAGGCCACCAGGGACAGCAGGCACCAGAGAGAGGAGCAGCTCCTCGCCCAAACCAGGGATGTCCAGGATAAGTTG GTGGCCGAGAAGCGAGCCAGAGAAGAGCAGGTGAAACGTGGGGAGGAGGCTGAAGCTAAGATGGCCGTACAGGTGACtgctttgaatgaaaatgtggcAACGCTGAAGAGAGAGTGGCAGGGCAGCCAGCGGAGAGTCGGTGAACTGGAGAAGCAGACAGATGAATTGAGAGGAGAGATCGCTGTGCTGGAGGCCACCGTCCAGAACAACCAGGACGAGAGACGGGCTCTTTTGGAAAG GTGTGTAAAGGGTGAAGGTGAGATAGAGAAACTGCAGGGCAAGGTggtggagctgaggaggaaactGGACGACACTACGGCAGCCATGCAGGAGCTCGGCAGAGAGAACCAGTCGCTTCAG ATCAAGCAGTCACAGTCTCTGACCAGGAAGTGGGCCGAGGATCACGAAGTGCAGAACTGTATGGCCTGTGGGAAAGgcttctctgtcactgtcaggAAG CACCACTGTAGACAttgtggaaacattttctgCGCGGAATGTTCGTCCAGGAACGCCCTCACGCCGTCCTCTAAAAAGCCAGTCCGGGTCTGTGAGACGTGCTTCGAGGAGCTTCAAGGCTGA
- the eea1 gene encoding early endosome antigen 1 isoform X2: MLRRILQMTPGKGGSQNTEPEQPSTDLNHDQTSEGFICPQCMKSHNSAEELFKHYELFHDTGDLPAHVAPTREDLSMLRQEVQDLHASLKEERWFSGELKKELDKVQGQLKQSDGQMDSEDSVLERKLNEAETEKFNIKQMKDLFEQKAAQLATEIVDLKSRYDEEKSLKEAADQRLAKLNEQLQKEKQENERLQTELLQRPGVEDVEVLQKELVQVQTLMDSMTREREEESERLKNHYEQLQANYTTSEMTVSQLKAELEKGPQEAAVYTQQIHQLKSNLNNLQQQSQSLSEKLARKEKQYQELEERLGAEEAAKKGLQSNLKERELEVQELQARATGAEASLHKAQTELRESAEEVAKLKNEIVELEVKHAELKVERKQLEQQREEKESHGAQQQTEISQLHAKLLEAERQLGEVQGRLKEQRQLSGEKLKDREQQAADLQLKLSRAEEQLKESASKNTDLQHQLEKAKQQHQELQALQQNTNGKLREAQNDLEQVLRQIGDKDQKIQNLEALLQKSKDIVSQLEAEREDLCAKIQAGEGETALLNQLKEKNHGLQEQVTQLTDKLKNQSESNKQAQDNLHEQVQEQKTLLRSAQDRAHTLETSVTELTAQLADSKEKIAQLDAQLKAKTEMLLSAEAAKAAQKANLENNLETAQHALQDKQQELNKVQKKVEEQTQRLKERQEQCTQLETSLKECKDKLMSSEQRIEQLEGLSKKLESQVGELQATRDQAQQEIQKLQKEGSEVKRKAKELQHSLETEKAGATTLQEDLKKKAAALSDVKQQLERSEQDRAALKVNLDKVTQEGKTRHADLDRKAQSLAVDLQKAQQEKEVQKKELASVQESLGNANKALKESQSLLDAERKTHKSAMEEKKKSSEKARQELLKNNEAITKAMNESKEQLEQMKEAEKKLKVQLTTVEQQHSKSQEALKEKENQMEKLRVELKTVQGSFEEEMKKLKGRVTELQEVNSKKAEEETKLRAQLSGLSQELASEKSRTTELHEALEQSQGSLSKLQSDFYGKESEVSALHQDLKASEEKLNLAQEELAANRTHQAGLEAQIQELESGRSSLEQELAKQNQKLQQQEQTLRQLQKQQGQVKEELEQERSKVEKLNKAKSVLENSNTKLTSELKALIERSEKELGELQEAKQLLIQQKLELQGQVDAAQGALEQEQKEHQATRDSRHQREEQLLAQTRDVQDKLVAEKRAREEQVKRGEEAEAKMAVQVTALNENVATLKREWQGSQRRVGELEKQTDELRGEIAVLEATVQNNQDERRALLERCVKGEGEIEKLQGKVVELRRKLDDTTAAMQELGRENQSLQIKQSQSLTRKWAEDHEVQNCMACGKGFSVTVRKHHCRHCGNIFCAECSSRNALTPSSKKPVRVCETCFEELQG, encoded by the exons ATGCTCAGACGGATACTTCAGATG ACCCCTGGGAAGGGAGGCTCCCAGAATACAGAGCCAGAGCAGCCCAGCACAGACCTTAACCATGATCAGACATCTGAG GGCTTCATCTGTCCTCAGTGCATGAAGTCTCACAACTCTGCAGAGGAGCTGTTCAAACACTATGAGTTGTTCCATGACACTGGAGACCTTCCCGCTCATGTGGCCCCCACTCG GGAAGACCTTTCAATGCTGCGGCAAGAGGTTCAGGACCTGCATGCTTCTCTCAAG GAGGAACGATGGTTCTCTGGAGAGCTCAAGAAGGAGTTGGACAAAGTCCAGGGACAACTGAAGCAA agtgatggacagatggactCGGAGGATTCAG tcctTGAAAGGAAGTTGAATGAGGCCGAGACAGAAAAGTTCAACATCAAGCAGATGAAAGACTTGTTTGAGCAGAAGGCTGCCCAGCTGGCCACAGAGATAGTAG ACTTAAAATCTCGCTATGATGAGGAGAAGAGCCTAAAGGAGGCTGCCGACCAGAGGCTGGCCAAATTGAACGAGCAGctacagaaagagaagcaggagaaTGAGAGACTCCAAACAGAACTG CTGCAGCGACCGGGAGTGGAGGATGTGGAAGTGTTGCAGAAGGAGCTGGTGCAGGTCCAGACACTGATGGACAGTATGACTCGTGAGCGGGAGGAGGAGTCTGAACGCCTCAAAAACCACTATGAACAGCTGCAGGCGAATTACACTACCTCAGAG ATGACCGTGTCCCAACTAAAAGCAGAGCTGGAAAAAGGTCCGCAGGAAGCAGCCGTCTACACACAACAGATCCACCAGCTGAAGAGCAACCTGAATAATTTGCAGCAGCAAAGCCag aGCCTGTCTGAAAAGCTTGCACGCAAGGAAAAACAGTATCAGGAACTAGAAGAGCGTCTAGGGGCTGAGGAGGCCGCCAAGAAGGGACTTCAAAGCAACCTGAAGGAGAGGGAGCTGGAGGTTCAAGAGCTGCAAGCTCGGGCCACAGGAGCTGAGGCCTCCCTGCACAAGGCCCAGACGGAGCTCCGAGAGAGTGCTGAGGAAGTGGCAAAGTTGAAGAATGAGATTGTGGAGTTGGAGGTGAAGCACGCGGAGCTGAAGGTTGAGAGGAAACAGCTGGAGCAgcaaagggaagaaaaagagagccaTGGTgctcagcagcagactgagatcAGTCAG CTACACGCCAAACTGCTGGAGGCGGAGAGGCAGCTTGGCGAGGTGCAAGGCCGTCTTAAAGAGCAGAGGCAGCTGTCTGGGGAGAAACTTAAAGACCGCGAGCAGCAAGCAGCCGATCTGCAGCTTAAACTGTCCCGGGCGGAAGAACAG tTGAAGGAGAGTGCCAGTAAGAATACAGACCTGCAGCACCAGCTGGAGAAAgccaagcagcagcaccaggAGCTGCAGGCACTGCAGCAAAACACTAATGGCAAACTCCGCGAGGCACAG AATGACCTGGAGCAGGTGTTGCGTCAGATCGGAGATAAGGACCAGAAGATCCAGAATCTGGAGGCTCTGCTGCAGAAGAGTAAGGACATTGTGAGCCAATTGGAAGCCGAGAGAGAAGACCTATGTGCCAAGATTCAGGCTGGGGAGGGAGAGACGGCTTTGCTCAACCAgctaaaagagaaaaaccaTGGACTACAAGAACAG GTCACCCAGTTGACAGACAAGCTGAAGAACCAATCAGAGAGCAACAAGCAAGCCCAGGATAACCTCCACGAGCAGGTCCAGGAGCAGAAGACCCTGCTGCGTTCAGCCCAGGACCGAGCCCACACACTGGAGACCTCAGTCACTGAACTCACTGCCCAGCTCGCAGACAGCAAGGAGAAGATAGCTCAGCTGGATGCTCAG ctgaAGGCAAAGACGGAGATGTTGCTGTCTGCAGAGGCTGCCAAGGCTGCACAGAAGGCTAATCTGGAGAACAACCTGGAGACTGCTCAGCATGCACTGCAGGACAAGCAGCAG GAGCTTAATAAAGTTCAGAAGAAGGTGGAGGAACAGACCCAAAGACTCAAGGAGAGACAGGAGCAGTGCACACAACTGGAAACCAGTCTGAAAGAATGTAAAGACAAACTAATGTCCTCAGAACAGCGTATAGAGCAGCTGGAGGGGCTCAGTAAG AAATTGGAGTCGCAGGTTGGCGAGTTGCAGGCCACACGTGACCAGGCGCAGCAAGAAATACAGAAGCTGCAGAAGGAGGGGTCAGAGGTTAAACGGAAAGCTAAGGAGCTGCAGCACTCGCTGGAGACGGAGAAGGCGGG GGCTACAACACTACAAGAGGacttaaagaaaaaagcagCTGCTTTGAGTGACGTTAAGCAGCAGCTGGAGCGCAGTGAGCAGGACAGAGCTGCTCTGAAGGTGAACCTAGACAAGGTGACCCAGGAGGGAAAGACTAGGCATGCAGACCTGGACAGAAAAGCTCAAAGCCTGGCGGTAGACTTACAGAAGGCCCAACAGGAAAAAGAGGTTCAAAAGAAGGAGCTTGCCTCTGTGCAGGAGAGCCTTGGAAATGCTAATAAGGCCCTGAAAGAGAGTCAGAGTCTACTGGATGCAGAGAGGAAGACCCATAAGTCAGCCATGGAGGAGAAG AAAAAGTCCAGTGAAAAGGCCAGACAAGAACTTCTTAAGAATAACGAGGCCATCACCAAGGCAATGAACGAATCTAAAGAGCAACTTGAGCAGATGAAAGAG GCAGAGAAAAAGCTGAAGGTGCAGCTGACCACAGTGGAACAGCAGCACTCAAAGTCTCAGGAGgcactgaaggaaaaagagaatcaGATGGAGAAGCTGAGGGTGGAACTTAAGACGGTCCAGGGCTCATttgaggaggagatgaagaaactGAAGGGCCGAGTGACCGAGTTACAGGAAGTTAATTCCAAGAAG GCAGAAGAGGAGACTAAGCTGAGGGCGCAGCTGTCAGGGCTCAGCCAGGAGCTGGCCTCAGAGAAGAGTCGCACGACAGAGCTGCACGAGGCCTTGGAGCAAAGCCAGGGAAGCCTCTCTAAGCTTCAGTCTGACTTCTACGGCAAGGAGTCCGAAGTCTCTGCCCTGCATCAAGACCTGAAG GCGTCAGAGGAGAAGCTGAACCTGGCTCAGGAGGAGCTGGCTGCTAACCGAACGCATCAGGCAGGTTTAGAGGCTCAGATCCAGGAACTGGAGAGTGGTCGGAGTTCATTGGAGCAGGAGCTGGCAAAGCAAAACCAGAAGCTCCAACAGCAAGAGCAAACCCTGAGACAACTACAGAAACAGCAG GGCCAAGTAAAGGAGGAactggagcaggagaggagtAAAGTGGAGAAGCTGAATAAAGCCAAGAGTGTCTTGGAGAACAGTAACACCAAACTGACTTCTGAATTAAAAGCATTAATAGAGAGGAGCGAGAAG GAACTGGGTGAGTTGCAGGAAGCCAAACAGCTGTTGATTCAGCAGAAACTGGAACTGCAGGGTCAGGTGGACGCAGCACAGGGTGCCCTCGAGCAGGAGCAGAAAGAGCACCAGGCCACCAGGGACAGCAGGCACCAGAGAGAGGAGCAGCTCCTCGCCCAAACCAGGGATGTCCAGGATAAGTTG GTGGCCGAGAAGCGAGCCAGAGAAGAGCAGGTGAAACGTGGGGAGGAGGCTGAAGCTAAGATGGCCGTACAGGTGACtgctttgaatgaaaatgtggcAACGCTGAAGAGAGAGTGGCAGGGCAGCCAGCGGAGAGTCGGTGAACTGGAGAAGCAGACAGATGAATTGAGAGGAGAGATCGCTGTGCTGGAGGCCACCGTCCAGAACAACCAGGACGAGAGACGGGCTCTTTTGGAAAG GTGTGTAAAGGGTGAAGGTGAGATAGAGAAACTGCAGGGCAAGGTggtggagctgaggaggaaactGGACGACACTACGGCAGCCATGCAGGAGCTCGGCAGAGAGAACCAGTCGCTTCAG ATCAAGCAGTCACAGTCTCTGACCAGGAAGTGGGCCGAGGATCACGAAGTGCAGAACTGTATGGCCTGTGGGAAAGgcttctctgtcactgtcaggAAG CACCACTGTAGACAttgtggaaacattttctgCGCGGAATGTTCGTCCAGGAACGCCCTCACGCCGTCCTCTAAAAAGCCAGTCCGGGTCTGTGAGACGTGCTTCGAGGAGCTTCAAGGCTGA